The genome window TTCCATGATTCAAAGGCGGAATTCCACGAAACCAGCGTGCCGTCGCTTTCCACAAGCGCCACCATGGCTTGTATGGTTTCGAAGATTGTTTCCACATCTTGTGTGGTCATGATTTCCGCAAGCTTTTTCATGGATTCAATTTTAATGTATTCGCCCTGTTTTTTGCCCACCTTACAAATTTAGCAACCCGCATCATCTTGCCCCTTTTCTCCCGAACTGGCGTTCAAGCATGTCCACTGAGAGATGGACCATGGTCGGTCTGCCATGCGGACATGTCCGCGGCGACTGGCAGGCTTCGAGATCGTTCAACAGGCTGCGCTGTTCCTCGCTCGTGAGTGTCTGTCCGCCTTTGACTGCCAGTCGTTTGCAGACTCTGGCCGCAAGCCGCGCCTCCACCTGCGCCTGTAATGGAGTCTCGTCCTCTTCAAAATCCTCCACCAAAGCCCTCAGCGCGGATGCAGGGTCGCCGCCCGAGAATAGGATTGGCATCGCGCGCACTTGAAAGGTATTCGTACCGAACTCTTCCACTTCAAAGCCGAAATGATTTAAGAACGGCAATTGCCCTGTCAATATTTTCGCCGATTGAGGCGGCAGTGTGACAACTTGCGGGGCAAGCAACGCCTGTGACGGGATGCTTTTATTTTCCCGCTGCGCCATCAATTTCTCGAACAACACCCGCTCATGCGCCGCGTGTTGATCGATCAGATACAAACCATCCGGACCCTCCGCCGCCAGATACGTTGAGCCGATCTGCCCAATGAGACGCAATAAAGGCACGCCGGTTGAGAACGACCTTTGATCCTTCGGCTCGTCCCTGCTCACTGATAACGGCTCACTGCCCATCATCGCCGCTCCACCATCCGCCGTCGAAGATGCAATCGACCAATCGATCCCGATCTCCCTCGGTTCCGCAGGTGCGGGCCGTGAACCCCACAACTGCGGTGAAACGGATGGGACGGGAGTGTACGCCAGCAGGGCCTTGCGCGTTGAACGCTGTACAAAACTAAACACCTTATCCTGGCTTCTAAAACGGACTTCCGCCTTGGTGGGATGCACATTTACATCCACATCCTCGGGCGCAATTTCCAGGAACAAGGCGCTCAGTGGATAGCGTCCCACCATCAACAGGGTGTGATACGCCTGCAAGAGCGCGGAGTTCAACGAGACATCCTGCACCCAGCGGCCATTGATGAAGAAGGTGATCTCCCGGCGATTGGAACGTGTAAGTGAGGTTGGGCTGATGAAACCGGATAAGGCCAGCCCCTCCTCGGAGGCCATCACTTCGAGCATTTGCCTGGCAACATCCACACCGTACAATGCTGCGAGAATCGCACGCCGATCCCCGTCGCCGGCGGTTTGCAATGTCGCTTGTTTACCGTCCGTCACTTTAAAACGGACATTCGGATATGCCAGTGCGTACCGCGTGACCAGCGCATCAATGGCACGGCGTTCGGTCGTATCGGTTTTTAAGAATTTCAAACGCGCGGGCACGTTGTAAAACAGATTTTCCACACGCACCACCGTTCCCACTGGTGCACCGGCTTTTTCAACGTTTGCGGATATTCCGCCATCCACCCGCAAGCGCGCGCCCTCCTTTGAAGACTCCACGCGGGATGTGATGGTCATGTGTGAGATGGAGCCAATGGAAGCCAGCGCTTCGCCTCGGAATCCCAGGGTCTGGATGTGGAACAAGTCTTCGGACTGAATCAGTTTCGAGGTCGCATGACGCGAGGCGGCCAGTTCCAATTCGGCAGCGGGGATGCCGTGCCCGTCATCCGCCACTTCGATCAGGGTCCTGCCCGCAGCCTCAATGGAAATGGAGATGTTTTTCGCGTCCGCGTCCAACGCATTTTCGACCAGTTCCTTTACGACCGAAGCGGGACGCTCCACCACTTCACCGGCGGCAATCTGGGACGAGACTTCGGAGGAGAGCAATCGAATGGACATGGCGCGATTATACCCACGACACACGCAATTTGCGGGCAGGGTATTATATAATCACACCCAATGCGATTCACCACCATTTTTTTCGACCTCGACGACACCTTGTATCCGCCCACCACAGGGTTGTGGCAGGCCATCAAACAGCGCATGAACGAATACATGCGCGGGCATTTGAACGTTCCCGAAGATCAAATCGGGGCTTTGCGCGAAAAATATTTTCTGGAATATGGGACCACCATGCGCGGCTTGCAGGCAAACCACAGGATCGATACGAATGAATTCCTCGCCTATGTGCATAACCTGCCGCTGGGCGAGTACCTCACCCCCAACCCGGCCCTGCGCTCGGCCATCGCCTCCCTTCCAACCCGCAACCTGATCTTTACAAACGCAGACAGGGCCCACGCCCAACGCGTGTTGACTGTGCTTGAGCTTGCCGACCTGTTCGACACCATTGTGGATGTGAACGCCGTCGCGCCATATTGCAAGCCGATGCCCGAATCGTTCCAGATCGCCATGGAATTCGCAGGCGAAACCGACCCGTCGAAATGCGTGATGATCGACGACATCCGCCGCACCACGCGCGCCGCGCGTGAAGCGGGCATGTTCAGCATTTTGTATAACGGTTCATTTGCCGACGGCGATGCAGACGCACAGCTGCTGGATTGGAATGAATTGAAGGATGTTTTGGAGAACCGCCATGGAAACCGGTAATGCCATGATTGGCGCATTGATATTTATCGTCCTGGTCGTCGGCGTGAATTTCATCATGTACGTCATTGTGCGGGGCGCATTTCGCCATGATAAAAAAGATCCTTTGGAGAGGCTGACCCATTCCCTGAAAACCACCTCAAAAAAGGAGGGCGAGTCCATGCATGAACTGCGCCGCAGGATCCTGGAGCTGGAGAGAAGTAAGAAAGGCCCGACAGGCGATTCTGAATAAGTGACCCGTTTCTTACACTACTCGTACAAGGAATTCAGCAATCTTTAATCCATGAGTGGTATCTTTCCTGATATCTTGAGCCGAATTGGAGGCCGTTGTGAATAAAACCTTAAAGTATATTTTTCTCGTTCTGGTCATTGTTGTAATTGCGCTTGGTTCGTTTGCGGGCGGCTTTGTGACCGGGCATCTCATGCCCTTTGCGAATATGCCCGCCTTCCAGCAACCCCCCGCAGAGGTACAGACTGCCGCCACTTCCCCCGCACAGCAGGCCGCCACACCGGAAGAATTGCAGACCCTCTTTGCGCCGTTCTGGGAAGCGTGGAACCTTGTCCAAAACAATTATGTGGACCAGCCCGTGGACGATGTGGCGCTCATGCGCGGCGCGATCAAGGGCATGATGGAGGCCCTCGGCGACGAACATTCCTCGTACATGGATCCCGAAAGCTATGAACAAGCCAATGCAAGTCTCGACGGTGAATATGAAGGCATCGGCGCGTATGTGGATACGACCACGAAATACCTCACCATTACCAGCCCCATGCCCGGTTCCCCCGCAGAAAAAGCCGGTCTATTGCCCGGTGATCAGATCGTGGCCATTGACGGCGAGGATATGACAGACATTGACGCCGAGGTTGCCCGTCTCAAGGTGATCGGTCCCGCCAACACAGTTGTCCAGCTCACCATCCTGCGCGAAGGCGTCGCTGAACTGCTCGAGTTCGATGTGACCCGCGCGAGGATTACGGTTGCATCTGCCAGCGGCGAAATGCTCGAGAACGATATTGCCTACATTCAGGTCACCACCTTTGGCTCAAAGACAACCCCTGAATTGCTCGCCACGCTTACCGACCTGATGGCGCAAAACCCCAAAGGCATCATCCTCGATCTGCGCAATAACGGCGGCGGATTTTTATCCACCTCCGTGGAAGTCACTTCGCAATTCCTTTCGGGCGGTGTTGTGCTGTATGAACAATATGGTGACGGGACCCGTACGACCTACGAAGCCATAGCAGGCGGTCTTGCGACGGACGAGGATATTCCCTTGCTCGTGCTCATCAATGAAGGATCCGCCTCCGCCTCCGAGATTGTGGCGGGCGCATTGCAGGATTCGGGCCGCGCAAAGCTTGTCGGCATGGTGTCCTATGGAAAAGGTTCCGTCCAAAACTGGGTGCCTCTTTCCGGTGAGAACGGTGCGATCCGTGTCACGATCGCCAAATGGCTTACACCGAACGAAAATACCATCCACAAAATCGGGCTCACCCCGGATTACGAAGCGGACATGACCCTCGAAGACCGCCAGGCGGGGGAAGATCCGCAGCTGGACGAGGCTGTCAGAATTTTGCTTGAAATGATTGGTAATTAAACAAAAGGAGCATAGAACATGTTTTTTCTGGACCCCAACTACCTAATCTTCATGATCCCCGCCTTCATCCTCATGGCAATCACGTCATGGTATGTAAAGGCGGCCTATAACAAATGGAGCCGGGTGCCGGCCCGCAGCCGACTGACCGGCGCACAAGCCGCGCAGAGGCTCATGTCCACCGGTGGCGTGTATGGCGTGCAACTTCAAGGCGTGGCCGGCGACCTGACGGATCATTACGACCCGCGCAACAAAACACTCTTCCTTTCGAACGGAGTGGCAAACGGCGCGTCGGTTGCCTCGCTTGCGATTGCCGCGCACGAACTGGGCCATGCCCAGCAGGATGCAGAGGATTACTTTCCCATGCGCCTGCGCGGCTTCATGGTGCCGATGGTAAACATTGGCTCGAACCTCGGCTGGATTTTGATCCTGATTGGCCTGTTCATCGGCTGGACGGGACTGGCCTGGCTTGGTGTGATCGTCTTCTCCGGCGGCGCGCTTTTTGCGCTTGCCACCCTGCCCGTGGAATTCGACGCATCCGCCCGCGCGAAACGCCTGCTTGCCCAAAGCGGCATCATCCAATCTGACGAGGAGATGCGCGGCGTGAACAGCGTCCTCAACGCCGCCGCACTGACCTATGTGGCGGGTCTTGTCACTGCCATCCTGCAATTGCTCTACTATGTTTCCTTGATCAGCGGCAGAAGCAGGGATTAACCGCTGCGGCCATGGAACGATAAGAGGGCAGGCTTTTGCCTGCCCTCTTATTTTGTGTA of Anaerolineales bacterium contains these proteins:
- a CDS encoding pyrimidine 5'-nucleotidase; protein product: MRFTTIFFDLDDTLYPPTTGLWQAIKQRMNEYMRGHLNVPEDQIGALREKYFLEYGTTMRGLQANHRIDTNEFLAYVHNLPLGEYLTPNPALRSAIASLPTRNLIFTNADRAHAQRVLTVLELADLFDTIVDVNAVAPYCKPMPESFQIAMEFAGETDPSKCVMIDDIRRTTRAAREAGMFSILYNGSFADGDADAQLLDWNELKDVLENRHGNR
- a CDS encoding S41 family peptidase, with translation MNKTLKYIFLVLVIVVIALGSFAGGFVTGHLMPFANMPAFQQPPAEVQTAATSPAQQAATPEELQTLFAPFWEAWNLVQNNYVDQPVDDVALMRGAIKGMMEALGDEHSSYMDPESYEQANASLDGEYEGIGAYVDTTTKYLTITSPMPGSPAEKAGLLPGDQIVAIDGEDMTDIDAEVARLKVIGPANTVVQLTILREGVAELLEFDVTRARITVASASGEMLENDIAYIQVTTFGSKTTPELLATLTDLMAQNPKGIILDLRNNGGGFLSTSVEVTSQFLSGGVVLYEQYGDGTRTTYEAIAGGLATDEDIPLLVLINEGSASASEIVAGALQDSGRAKLVGMVSYGKGSVQNWVPLSGENGAIRVTIAKWLTPNENTIHKIGLTPDYEADMTLEDRQAGEDPQLDEAVRILLEMIGN
- a CDS encoding zinc metallopeptidase, which translates into the protein MFFLDPNYLIFMIPAFILMAITSWYVKAAYNKWSRVPARSRLTGAQAAQRLMSTGGVYGVQLQGVAGDLTDHYDPRNKTLFLSNGVANGASVASLAIAAHELGHAQQDAEDYFPMRLRGFMVPMVNIGSNLGWILILIGLFIGWTGLAWLGVIVFSGGALFALATLPVEFDASARAKRLLAQSGIIQSDEEMRGVNSVLNAAALTYVAGLVTAILQLLYYVSLISGRSRD
- the mutL gene encoding DNA mismatch repair endonuclease MutL, producing the protein MSIRLLSSEVSSQIAAGEVVERPASVVKELVENALDADAKNISISIEAAGRTLIEVADDGHGIPAAELELAASRHATSKLIQSEDLFHIQTLGFRGEALASIGSISHMTITSRVESSKEGARLRVDGGISANVEKAGAPVGTVVRVENLFYNVPARLKFLKTDTTERRAIDALVTRYALAYPNVRFKVTDGKQATLQTAGDGDRRAILAALYGVDVARQMLEVMASEEGLALSGFISPTSLTRSNRREITFFINGRWVQDVSLNSALLQAYHTLLMVGRYPLSALFLEIAPEDVDVNVHPTKAEVRFRSQDKVFSFVQRSTRKALLAYTPVPSVSPQLWGSRPAPAEPREIGIDWSIASSTADGGAAMMGSEPLSVSRDEPKDQRSFSTGVPLLRLIGQIGSTYLAAEGPDGLYLIDQHAAHERVLFEKLMAQRENKSIPSQALLAPQVVTLPPQSAKILTGQLPFLNHFGFEVEEFGTNTFQVRAMPILFSGGDPASALRALVEDFEEDETPLQAQVEARLAARVCKRLAVKGGQTLTSEEQRSLLNDLEACQSPRTCPHGRPTMVHLSVDMLERQFGRKGAR